DNA sequence from the Raineyella sp. LH-20 genome:
GCGGATCATCGCGGTCAGCGGATCGTCACAGCCGCGAATGGGCGACCAGCGCAGCCCGGCGGGGATGCCTTCGGCGAGGTGTTGCGGGTCGAACACCGCGACCGGTCCGCCCCTGCGGCGTCGGGCGCGGAGGGTCGCGGTGAGGTTGTCGGGCCTGGTGCTGGTGGTGACGACCGCTCCGGGTGCGTCGAGGATCGCGTTGATGACGACATGTAGGCCCTTGCCTGAGCGGGGTGGGCCGATCAGCAGGATCGAGTCTTCGACAGATGCCCAGACCTCCGTCCCGCGACTGGCACCGAGGAGGTAGCCGACATCCTGCGGGGCTGGTGATTCCAAGGAGGGGCGCAGTGTGGCCGCGCGGTGCAGCAGTGCCTTCGCGGATGCTGCGGTCTTGACTTCATGGCTGGTCGCGATCCCGGCAAGGCGGTGCGGGTCGGTCTCGGTCTTCCGCGTGTGGCGGCGCAGCACGATCCACACCCAGACGATCCCGGTGGCGAGTCCGCCGAGCAGTGCCGCGCTGACGAGCCAGTAGGCGACCGGGTTGAGACCGTCGGCACCGAGCGCGGTTGCCGGGTCGCCGGGGTTGAACAGCACGGCGAGTCCCGCCGCTGCGCCGGCGTCTGGCTGGGGTGTGCCGGTGAGGAACGCGGCGACACTGCCACCGGCGCGGAGAACGAGGGCGATCCCGAACATGCCGATCAGCCCAATGAGGGCGGCATTGGTGAGTTCGTCGCCCATGCCCCCGGCCTGCCGCTGGTTCATGTCAGCCGCCGCACCGCGAGCGTGCCCGAGATGCGCCCGAACAGGATCACCTCGTGTGTGCCGTCGGGTAGGTCGTCGAGGTCGATGAGCGTCCGGGCTTCGCCGGTCCCGGTAGCGTCGGTGTGGGAGACGATCGTCGCGACAGCGACATCCTCGCCAGGCACGAACCCGCCCGCGGTGACCTCAGCCAAGCGCGGCACCCGTCGGGCGTGGCGACTTCGACGAGTTTCCGGCGCAGGGGTCTCGGACGGTGCGACTGCGCGTCGGGGTTTGCGGGTGCGGAGGATGTCGGTGAAGACGCTGCCGTCGTTCTCGCGCACCTCGACTCGGACTGCGATGGTGCGGTCGTTGGTGATGGCATCCATGAGCGGCCCGAACGTCGCGCGCGTCCAGTCGCCCGCGTCCGGCGACGCGAACGGTGTTCCATCGACCGTGGCGGTGAGGGTGCCGTCTGCAGCGACGGTGACGAGGACGTGCGGCAGCTCGACGGGAGCCGTGGCATCGTCTTCGTTCGGGGTGGATCGGCGCGGGCCGGTGAGGTTCATCGGTGTCCTCCTGCGGCGCGGCTGCTGGTGTCGAACAGGGCGAGTTCGTCGGGGTGGAGTTGGTGCTGGCAGACGAAGCTCCTGGCCTTGATCCGCCACAGCCCTTGGCCGACGCCAAGGTTCGGCAAGAGCTGCTGCTCCGTGCCGGTCAGACCGAGGGCGGTCGCGGTCGGTCCGAGCTGGTCGGACTCCTGCCGGTACACGATCCGCGTTTCCGCGTTCGCGAGTAGTGAGTTCGCCAGGGAGCGCATGGCTGAGCCTTGGTCGCCCACGTTGTCGAGGTCGGTGAGCTTGTGGAAGATCAGCATGTTCGCGATCCCGTAGTGCCGCGCGAGTCGCCAGTGCGCATCCATCCGCCGCAGCAGCGCTGGATGGGACATGAGCCGCCAGGCCTCGTCGTAGATCACCCACCGCTGTCCACCGTTCGGGTCGAGCAGCGCGGACTCCATCCACGCCGACGAGCACGTCATCAACACCGAGATGAGCGTCGAGTTCTCGGTGACGCGCGAGAGGTCGAGCGAGATCATCGGCAGCGACGGGTCGAACGCGACCGTCGAAGGCCCGTCGAACAGTCCGGCCAGGTCGCCGGCCACGAGACGGCGCAGCGCGTGGCCGACGAGCCTGCCGTCCTCGGCCAACCGGCCGTCGGCATCCGCGCTCGGGGCGAGGATGCGGTCAACGACCATCGGCAGGATCGGCACATCGTTCTCCCGCACGGTCTGGGTCAGGGCGATGTCGATCGCGGTGTGCTCCAACGGCGACAATCCCCGCGCGAGCACGGTCTCCGCGAGTGCGCCGATCAGGTCACGCCGTCGGGCTGCGACAGTGGACGCCCATTGCTCATCCGAGAGACCGCTGGGCCGGTGGCCTTCATCGAGCGGATTCAGGCGAGTGTTGAGTCCGTGACCGAGGACGATGGCACGTCCACCGACGGCGTTGGCGACGGCGGTGTGTTCGCCCTTCGGGTCGCCGGGCACGTATACGCGCCGTCCGAACGGTAGCGAGCGCGTGTAGAGGGACTTGGCCAGCGATGACTTGCCGGAGCCGACGATCCCGGCCAGCACCACGTTGGGTGCGGTGATGATGCCGCGTGCGTAGAGCACCCACGGGTCGTAGACGAAACTCCCGCCCGAGTAGAGGTCTTGGCCGACGAACACGCCATCGGCGCCGAGACCGCCCTCGGCGACGAACGGGTACGCACCCGCCAGCGTCGCCGACGTGTCCTGATGCCGCGTCAGATGGAACCGGCCCGGAGTGCGCAGCCGCGCAGCGCCGGACTCGCCTGCCTTCGGCAGGTAGACCGTCGCGCGGCGCTCGGCACGCTCCTCCTCGGCCTTTGCCTTCGCGGCGGCGAGCGCGGTCCTTCGCTGCTCGGCGTGGAGTCGGGCCTCGGCCTTGCGGCGCTGCTTGCGGAGCTTCCGCCGCTCCTTCGACGGTGCCACCAGGACAGCGGTATGCAGCCGCGCGCGATCCTCGGTCACCGCACCAGCCCCCGCGACTGCTTGACCGCCGTGATCTTGGCCGGCTCGAACCACGACCCATCCCGCTTCGGGGTCGGCGGGTCGGCTCGCTTCGGAGCGCCCGGCGACGAGTACGACACCAGAAGCTCCGGCCCCGGCTGCACCGGAGCCGGTTCGACCAGCTCGGCATCCTGGGGCTCGGCCTCTGGTTCGGTGTAGCGGCGCAGCAGCGAGACGTAGCCGATATGCGGGTTGACGACCAGCGCGTAGTCGCCCGAGAGCGCAACCCGATCGTTGGTGCCCTCGCCGGGCTTGTCGTAGACATACCCGTTCTCCAGCGCGGCCTGCGTGGTCTCGTCGCCGTAGTCCCACTGCGCGAGGAAGTCCACCGCATCCACGTGTCCCAGCTCGCCCAGGATGTGCAACGGCCGGTCGGCCTCCTCGCCCTGGAGGAACACCACGCTGACCCACCGCGACGGCATGACCTCCTCGACGGCGGGCTCGGGGTGCCAGGCGATCCGCCCCGCGGCGATGAAGCCTTCCGCGAGCCGGTCGTGGGCCCGGTCGACGAGGTTCGCGGCCTGACGCAACTCTTCCGCAGCAGCGAGCGCCTCCCGCACGCCTGCCTCGTGGCTTCCGGCGTCGTTGAACGCGTGCGCGGCCTTGCGCTCGTGAACATCGGCGATCTGGTCGAGCGCCTGCCGCAGCGAGCGCATGCCCGAGGACAGATCACCGATCACCCCGTACATCTCGGCGGGCTGATCGAAGCCCCGGCTCGCGTGCGCGAGGCCGCGCAAGGCTTCGGACGCCTCGGCGGCGTCGGCAGTCGAATCGAAGAACGTAGGCATGGTGACCTCCTGGTGCCGTATGACGGGGAGGTGCGCACCAGCGAACGGAAAATGTCGGTGGTGCGGCCTAGCGTTGTAGATGACACGAGGGCAAACGAGGCAGGAGCCCGACAGAGTGAGCGCAAGTCAGTACCGAGGACAGCTTGACCGCAAGCGCAAACAGCGGATCGACGCGGACAAGAAGGCGGGTGAGTACCGGTCGAAGGAGTCCTCGAAGCGAGCCGATGCCGCCAAGGCGCGGCAGGCTGCCGCAAAGACGACGAGCAGTTCCACCCGCAGCAGCAAGTTGCGGGACGCCGAGCGCCGCGAGAAGGAAGCGGAGACTGCGGGCAAGGAGGCCAGCCGCTGGCAGACCCGGGCAGCCGGCTACGCGAAGGACGAGGCCGCGCTACAGACCAAGCTCTCCCGTGCCGAACAGTCGGAGGCCGATGCCGCCGAGAGACGCCGAAAGAGCGAGCAGCAGCGTGCCGACCGGCGGGCGGCGGCTGAACGTGCCCAGCTTGAATCGCGGATCAGCGGTGCCGAGGTAGCCGTCAGTCACGCGCTGCGTCAGCTCCCAGCGCCCAAGCCGGAGAAGCTCCGAGTGCTCATGCTGGGTGCTTCGGCCGAAGGTGACCTCCGCGTTGGAAGGGAGCAGAAGCGCATCCGGGCAGCGGTCGAGTCGGCTTTGCACCGTGACCAGATCGAACTCGATGTGCGGCCAGCAGCAACTACGGCTGACCTACTGGACGGCATCACGAAGTTCCGTCCTCACGTGGTCCACTTCTCGGGCCACAGCAACGACGACCTGATCGTCTTTGAGGATGAAGCAGACGAACCCCACGAGGGAGTGATCGTGACGGCGCTAGCCTTCGCACGCGCGATCAGCGCAACCGACGATCCTCCGCTCCTCGTCCTGCTGAACTCGTGTCGCTCCGCAGCCCAGATCGACGACCTGGTGGCTCGAGTCGTGCCGTTCGCGATCGGGATGGCCGACAGCATCGAAGACGCCGATGCGATCAACTACGCCGCACAGTTCTACGCGGCAGTCGCAAACGGGCAGTCCATCATCTCTTCGCATCTGTCGGGACAGGCTGCGCTCGAACTCGCGGGACTGGAAAGCGCTGACCTGCCGACCCTTGCTTGGGCACCCGATGTCGATCCATCAGCCACGATCCTCGTCAGCCCTGAAGGCTGAACTCAGACCCGCCGGCAGAGCGGGAGCGCGGCGGCGGTGAAGGCGGCGGCTTGCTGGCCGACGAGCAGCCGCGTCTCACAGGAGGCTTGGATCGCGGCCTGCTCGATCGCGGCGACGGCGGCATCGAGCTCTTCGCCGGTGGGCGCAGAGACGGCGATGAGGCCGGTGTAGCGGAGGATGCCGTGGCCGGCGGTGAGGTCGGCTTCTTGCTGGAGCACGTCGTGATACTCGGCGGTCTGCGAGGCGTCCTCGATCTGGCCGATCTTCGCGCGCTGGGCCTGGTCGGAGATGTGCTCGACCTTCTTCCTGCGGATGTCGCGAGCAGCGGCATCGGAGCGCATCGGGGTGCAGATCAGCGAGAACGACCGCTGGATGCCGGTGGACAGCAGCACGGGCGACAGGAATCCCGGATAGACGAGCGACCTGGGCCACTCGCTGACCCAGAGCACCGCGTGGTGGGCGGAGTCGGTGCGCAGCTTGCCCCAGGTCTCGGTGACCGCAACCGGCCCTGCGGTCGCGAGGGACTGGCCGAGCCTGCCGTGCCGTTCCAGCGTGGCGGCGATCGCTGGGTCGTAGGCGGAACGCAGCATCACCGCGATGTGCCCTGGTGTCAGCCATCCCGACGGCGAGAGGTCGGCGGAGCGAAGCGCCGCGATGAGAGTGTTCATCTCTTGGCGCAGCACGGCGGCAGCACCGCGCATCCCGGCGCCCGCGGTCCTGATCTGCCGAGCGCTGGTCTTCATGTCCAGTGACAGCGAGAGGGTGGTGGCGTGGCGTTCGCCGGCGGGTCCGGCACGGTCGATGAGTTCTGCGTAGGTGTCGGCCGCCCATGATCCGTCCGGGGTGCCGTGGGTGGCCCACCATTCGGCCAGTCCGGTGCCGGAGTCCGGCAGAGTCCGCTCCAAGACCTGAAGAGTCGCGATCCGCCCGGAGCGGCAGACGGTGGCCAGCACCCGGCCCCAGGAGCTGACGCGGCGTTCCTGCTCGCCGGGATCGAGGAGCACGAACGCGGGATGGGTGACCTCGCACACCACGGTCAACGTGGCGGCGTGGGGGTCGTGGATCATCCCCGCTCCGGTGTCGGGGTCGGTGTACTCGCGCAGTCGCGCCATGTCGCCGGGCAGTGCGAGGGTGCCGACGGGGCGCGGGACGACGATCCTGCGCCGGTACAGCAGTTGTCCGCCGGTGGTACGCCACAGCCACCAGCAGGCGATGGGCAGCCACTCCACGATCGGCCGGCCCGCGATCGGTATCCAAGTCAGCGCGGCGGCGAGTACCCAGATCGGGGCACTGTAGGCGAGCAGCATCCCACCTCCGGCGTAGAACGCGCCGATGAGTGTGGCTCCGCCGATGGCGAGTGTGATGAGCTGGGTCAGCGACAGGCCGAGGAGGACGCCGCGGCGGGTGAGGCGGGAGAACTTCACCGGCACGAGTTCACCCGCAGTGGGCCGGTCCTGGTTCGTGCTGCTCATCATCTACTCCTTTGGTGGGCGTGGCGCGGGCGGCGGGGGCTGCTTCGGCGGCGGTGACGGGTCGGTGCTCGGCGGTCGTGGTGCCGAGATTGACGGCGGTGCCGCAGGTGAGGCGGCGGGCGGTGGCGTTGTCTGCGCGGCTGCGTCGGCGGCGTGCTCGCCCTGGGTTCCCAGCGCCGTTCCGGCCTTCGGCCCGGCGGTCGCGGCACCCTTGGCGACACTCGCCCCGACCACCACCCCTGCGGCCACGGGGCCGACCGCGGCCGCGCCGCCCCCGCCTGCGGCGGCACCTCCACCACCCGCGGCGGGTGCCGGTGCCGGGGTCTTCGGCGGTGGCGGTGTGCTACTTCCTCCACCGGAGCCTCCGCCCGCGTTCCCGCCGCCACTGCTGCTCCCGTCGAGCACCTTCTTCCGATCGCCGCCTCCTTGCGGCTTGGTCGGGACGGGGATCGGGCGGTTGAGTGCGCTCTTGGCGTCCTGCTCGGAGCCGATCGCGTGGTACATGTCGAACCCGACGAACGCGATGAACTTGTACGTGAGATACGGGGCGAACGCGGCCATCGCCATCAGCACGATCCCCGCGATGGGATCGCTGACCGAGGCGAGGTCGGCGTCGATCGGTGCGGAGACCTGGGTGATCGCGACGAGGAACATCACGACGAGCACGAGCTTGGAGCAGATCAGCGCGACGACGAACATCGCCCACTTCCCGATCCACCCCCGCGAGGCGTCCCACGAGGCACCGCTGAACGCGAGCGGCGCGAACACGACCGCCACCAGCAGGAGCGCTTTCCGGACGAGGAGGGACAGCCACACGATCGCGGCGGCGGTGATCGCGAGGCCAGCCATGAAGATCGTGATGATGGCGCCGACACCGGGAGCGGCGATGTTGATGCCGACCAGCCCTGCGGCGAGGAGGGCGATCTTGTCGCCCATCGACTCGGTGGTCTCTCCGGCGGCTTGCACGATCCCGATGCACAGTTGATCGACGACTTCCAGCAGCAGTGCCGTGAGCGTGATGACGACAAACGATCCGAGGACGGACTTCGCCAGGCCGAGCGCGGCGCGGGTCAGGGCGGTGGGGTCGCGGCGGATCAGCCCGGTGATGAGTTGGAGGCAGAAGAAGATCAGCATCACGAAGACGGCGATGCCGAACAGCAGGTTGTAGACGGCGATGTAGCCGGGCTTGGTGACATCCACCAGCGTCGTGGTGTCGAAGACCGACCAGACCGCCTCGAACAGCCACCCGGCGGCGGCACCCATCGCCTGCGCGAGCCAGTCGAACGGGGCCGCGACCAACGACGCGGCTCCTTCGCCGACGGCATCGCACACCGAGGAGATCACGGGAACGTCGCACACGCCCATCACGAACACCAGCTCTCGACGACGATGGGGCGGGTCAGACGGACTGGCCGACGTTCCAGAAGAAGTTGATGAGCGTCACGCTCGAGCCGCAGATCACCGCAGCGCCGCAGGAGACGAGGACGCCGATCTTCCCGCGCGAGGCGAGGTGTGGGTTGGAGGAGTTCGCGCCGAAGCCCCACACGATCGCGGACACGATCAGCGCGAGCACGGACAGGATGAGGCCGATGGTCATCACCGCGCCGACGATGGTGCGCAGTTGGTTGATCCCCGGCAGGCCGTTGGTGTTGGGGTCGATGTTGATGTCCATTGGCACCAGCAGCGGCGCGGACATGACGTTGGCGAGCAGATCGAACACGGTAGGTCTCCTTGGCGACGGGCGGCCCGCCCACGAACTCGCAGACGGGGTACACGCGACAGGTGCGCGCTCGTCGCCGTCCCTGTCGGTGGCCGCCCGTAGCCTTGGAGTATCTGTGCGTCGCTCGCCCGCACGGGACCGCCGGACGAGAGGTGCAAGGAACATGAGTCAGTACGGGGTGGATTACCTCCAGCGGTTGCGTGCCGCTGTTGAGAAGTTCGAGGAAGCGTTCGACGCCTGGATGAGCACTCAGGTTGAGTCGGATCACATGTCGGCGCGCGGCCTCTTTCCTACTGTGTGGACAAAGGAAGGCCAGGACCAGAGCGAGGTTCAACGGCTCGAACTCGGTGTCGCGGAGGCTGCTGGCCTGGCGGCGAGCGCTGTGTCAGTGACCGGTGCCTACATTGGGATCGCTGGTCTCGGAGCGATCGACCCGATCTCTAACTGGTCATTTATGTCTGCGCCCAAGGCCCCCATCGCGCCTCGGGATATTCGGACTACGACCGCCAACGTCAAGGGCAGGCTCGACGCGATGATCGTCGACGCCGAGTCACGTACCGACTCTGACCTTCCGACCTTCGCTCCCGCACAGTTTCACCCCGTGGTCTGGGCTGGTGCTTCCGCCCATTGGACGACGCATCAGTACCGAGTTGCAGTTCGTGAAGCAGCCGAAGGCCTCACGGTCCACTGGAAGGAACGTCTCGGCCGGAACGATGTCGATGACACGGTCTTCTGGCAGCAGACGTTATCGTCGGGCGCTCCTGAACCGGGCAAGCCGAAGCTCACCTGGCCGGGAGGGTCGGATGACAAGACGGTGAAGAGCATGCGCGGCGGTCTTGAACCGCTCGCTAAGGCCCTCAACGCGCTGGCCACTGGTCTGAACCTCACGGTCCGCAACGTGACGACGCACACGCGCACCGAACTGTCCGAGCAGGAAGCGATGGAGCGCCTCGCGGCATACAGTTACCTCGCGCGCCTGCTCGACCAGTGCGAGACAGCGAGCGCCGACGCGGAGGAATCAGACCGATGACCGCGAAGCCGCAGCTACAAACTTGAACCGACTGTGAGTAGCCAGTTCATCCAGGCCACGCCGCCTCCGGCGAGGACGGCCGCGCCGACGGAGACGAGGACACCGATGCGGCCTTTGCTGGCGGTCGCGTAGTTTCCGTGGGCCGTCGCGATCGCCCAGACGATCGCGGAGACGATGAGCATGAGGACGGCCACGATCAGGACGAACGTCAGGAGCGCGCCGACCACGGCGCGGAGGTCGCCGATGCCGCCGAGTCCGTCGAAGTCGGGGAAGACACCCATTGCAGGTCACCCTGCCTTGACGGTGAGGTGGAGGTGGTCGTAGTGGCCGCCGGTGATGGAGGCGGGGTCGTGCATGCCTCCGCCGTTGTATGGCCGCCAGCCCTCGGCGTCGCGGGCGACGGACCAGATTTGGCCTTGCCAGATCAGGTACTCGACGCCGAGCACGTCGGCGTTGTCCTTCATCCAGTTGGTGACCTTCCAGCCGGCGTCGAGTTGTGCCGGGGTGGGTCGCTGGCCGATGCGGTTGCCGAAGGTGATGTCGCAAGCCCTGCCGAGGGGATGCTCGGACTTGGTGCCGGGGCGTGGTGAGTAGCAGCCCCAGCCGGTGTCGGGGAACGCTGCGAGGGTCTGCTGGTAGAGGTGGAGCATGCGGGCGGTGATCTTGCCCGAGCTGGTGGGATCGTCGACGAGCCGGTCGGGGTCTCCATCGACGCCGGTCGGCGTGCCCGCAGTGGTGTTGTTGCAGGCGGCGGGTGATCCGCTGGTCGCTGTCGGCAGGTTCGCAGCCCCGTGCTCATTGAGCCAGGCGGCGGCGTCGATGGCTTCCCCGTTCGTGCCGCCGGGCCGGACCTCGAAGTGCAGATGTGCGCCGGTGCTCATGCCCGAGGAGCCGACATCGCCGATGTGCTGCCCTGCGTTCACGCGGTCACCGGGACGGACGTGGATGCCGCTCTGCCACATGTGCGCGTAGGCCGTGGCGACGGTCTGGCCGTCGATGGTGTGCTCGATGACGATGAGGCCGCCGTACCCACCGGAGAACTCCGCGACGGTCACGGTGCCATCCGCGGCGGCGAGGATCGGCGTGCCGTCGGGCGCGGCGAAGTCGGTGCCGGTGTGCATCTTCCGTTCGCCCGTGATCGGGTGCACTCGCATCCCGAACGGCGAGGTCAGCACCCAGGTGCCCTCGGGCAGCGGGAACACCACCCGCGACGACAAGACCGCCGGGCCGCCCGCGCCGCTAGCGGCACCGCCGCCTGTGGTGAGGGCGGCGAGGATGCTGTCGGCGACGGGCGCGTAGTTGCGGTAGCCGTCGGGGAAGGCGGAGACCTCGACGGCTTGGGCGGCTTCGCCAGGGTCCATCTGTTGCCAGCCGGGGATGTCGAGCAGCCCGCGCGGCGAGGGGTAGTTCGGGCCGGTCGGCCCGCCGAAGAACGCCTGCGCCTGATAGTTCGGGTCCATCAACTCGGCGACGGTGCCCCACCCGGATTGGGGGCGCATCTGGAACAGGCCGAGGGAGTCGTGGTCGCCGCCGTTGCCGTCGTTCGGGTAGTTCGCCGAGTCGGGGTAGGTGCCGGTGTTGGTGAGCATCCGCAGCGTGGACTCGGTGAGCGCGGCCATCAGCGCGATCTTGATTCCCGGCCTGCCCACGTTGGTGATGCCGTTGCCGACCGTGATGATCGTGGCCGCGTGCGTGAGCTGCTGACGATTCAGCGTGAAGGTCTCGTCGTTCGCGGTGGTCACGGTGAGCGCGTCCGGGATCGGTCCGAGGTTCACGCTCCCGGCAGGTGTGGCGCAGTACGCAGCGGCGGGGTTCATCAGCACCCCGATCCCGAGGAGCGTGGCGGCGGGGGCGAAGAACAGCAGTGCCAGCGCTGCGATGGTGGCTTTGCGGAACA
Encoded proteins:
- a CDS encoding DUF6112 family protein — protein: MGVFPDFDGLGGIGDLRAVVGALLTFVLIVAVLMLIVSAIVWAIATAHGNYATASKGRIGVLVSVGAAVLAGGGVAWMNWLLTVGSSL
- a CDS encoding ATP-binding protein — its product is MTEDRARLHTAVLVAPSKERRKLRKQRRKAEARLHAEQRRTALAAAKAKAEEERAERRATVYLPKAGESGAARLRTPGRFHLTRHQDTSATLAGAYPFVAEGGLGADGVFVGQDLYSGGSFVYDPWVLYARGIITAPNVVLAGIVGSGKSSLAKSLYTRSLPFGRRVYVPGDPKGEHTAVANAVGGRAIVLGHGLNTRLNPLDEGHRPSGLSDEQWASTVAARRRDLIGALAETVLARGLSPLEHTAIDIALTQTVRENDVPILPMVVDRILAPSADADGRLAEDGRLVGHALRRLVAGDLAGLFDGPSTVAFDPSLPMISLDLSRVTENSTLISVLMTCSSAWMESALLDPNGGQRWVIYDEAWRLMSHPALLRRMDAHWRLARHYGIANMLIFHKLTDLDNVGDQGSAMRSLANSLLANAETRIVYRQESDQLGPTATALGLTGTEQQLLPNLGVGQGLWRIKARSFVCQHQLHPDELALFDTSSRAAGGHR
- a CDS encoding PrgI family protein, which gives rise to MSSTNQDRPTAGELVPVKFSRLTRRGVLLGLSLTQLITLAIGGATLIGAFYAGGGMLLAYSAPIWVLAAALTWIPIAGRPIVEWLPIACWWLWRTTGGQLLYRRRIVVPRPVGTLALPGDMARLREYTDPDTGAGMIHDPHAATLTVVCEVTHPAFVLLDPGEQERRVSSWGRVLATVCRSGRIATLQVLERTLPDSGTGLAEWWATHGTPDGSWAADTYAELIDRAGPAGERHATTLSLSLDMKTSARQIRTAGAGMRGAAAVLRQEMNTLIAALRSADLSPSGWLTPGHIAVMLRSAYDPAIAATLERHGRLGQSLATAGPVAVTETWGKLRTDSAHHAVLWVSEWPRSLVYPGFLSPVLLSTGIQRSFSLICTPMRSDAAARDIRRKKVEHISDQAQRAKIGQIEDASQTAEYHDVLQQEADLTAGHGILRYTGLIAVSAPTGEELDAAVAAIEQAAIQASCETRLLVGQQAAAFTAAALPLCRRV
- a CDS encoding TIGR02391 family protein, yielding MSQYGVDYLQRLRAAVEKFEEAFDAWMSTQVESDHMSARGLFPTVWTKEGQDQSEVQRLELGVAEAAGLAASAVSVTGAYIGIAGLGAIDPISNWSFMSAPKAPIAPRDIRTTTANVKGRLDAMIVDAESRTDSDLPTFAPAQFHPVVWAGASAHWTTHQYRVAVREAAEGLTVHWKERLGRNDVDDTVFWQQTLSSGAPEPGKPKLTWPGGSDDKTVKSMRGGLEPLAKALNALATGLNLTVRNVTTHTRTELSEQEAMERLAAYSYLARLLDQCETASADAEESDR
- a CDS encoding conjugal transfer protein TrbL, translated to MGVCDVPVISSVCDAVGEGAASLVAAPFDWLAQAMGAAAGWLFEAVWSVFDTTTLVDVTKPGYIAVYNLLFGIAVFVMLIFFCLQLITGLIRRDPTALTRAALGLAKSVLGSFVVITLTALLLEVVDQLCIGIVQAAGETTESMGDKIALLAAGLVGINIAAPGVGAIITIFMAGLAITAAAIVWLSLLVRKALLLVAVVFAPLAFSGASWDASRGWIGKWAMFVVALICSKLVLVVMFLVAITQVSAPIDADLASVSDPIAGIVLMAMAAFAPYLTYKFIAFVGFDMYHAIGSEQDAKSALNRPIPVPTKPQGGGDRKKVLDGSSSGGGNAGGGSGGGSSTPPPPKTPAPAPAAGGGGAAAGGGGAAAVGPVAAGVVVGASVAKGAATAGPKAGTALGTQGEHAADAAAQTTPPPAASPAAPPSISAPRPPSTDPSPPPKQPPPPAPRPPKE
- a CDS encoding DUF6112 family protein, which encodes MSAPLLVPMDINIDPNTNGLPGINQLRTIVGAVMTIGLILSVLALIVSAIVWGFGANSSNPHLASRGKIGVLVSCGAAVICGSSVTLINFFWNVGQSV
- a CDS encoding M23 family metallopeptidase codes for the protein MFRKATIAALALLFFAPAATLLGIGVLMNPAAAYCATPAGSVNLGPIPDALTVTTANDETFTLNRQQLTHAATIITVGNGITNVGRPGIKIALMAALTESTLRMLTNTGTYPDSANYPNDGNGGDHDSLGLFQMRPQSGWGTVAELMDPNYQAQAFFGGPTGPNYPSPRGLLDIPGWQQMDPGEAAQAVEVSAFPDGYRNYAPVADSILAALTTGGGAASGAGGPAVLSSRVVFPLPEGTWVLTSPFGMRVHPITGERKMHTGTDFAAPDGTPILAAADGTVTVAEFSGGYGGLIVIEHTIDGQTVATAYAHMWQSGIHVRPGDRVNAGQHIGDVGSSGMSTGAHLHFEVRPGGTNGEAIDAAAWLNEHGAANLPTATSGSPAACNNTTAGTPTGVDGDPDRLVDDPTSSGKITARMLHLYQQTLAAFPDTGWGCYSPRPGTKSEHPLGRACDITFGNRIGQRPTPAQLDAGWKVTNWMKDNADVLGVEYLIWQGQIWSVARDAEGWRPYNGGGMHDPASITGGHYDHLHLTVKAG